Proteins encoded by one window of Paenibacillus urinalis:
- a CDS encoding N-acetylmuramoyl-L-alanine amidase has product MVKIFIDPGHGGTDSGAVGNGLQEKALTLTIANKVRSILLAEYQNVSVLMSRTGDETVTLTQRTDAANAWGADYFLSIHINAGGGTGYEDYIYPGTTAPTTTYQTNIHTEVMKMISMTDRGRKSANFHVLRESNMPAILTENGFIDTAADAALLASNAHLDAVARGHVNGLVKNFSLVKKTNVIYHTVVSGDTVYALSRRYGSTIADMKTWNDLDANYTIYVGQVLRVK; this is encoded by the coding sequence ATGGTCAAAATATTTATTGATCCAGGTCATGGAGGAACAGATAGCGGAGCTGTAGGAAATGGGCTTCAAGAAAAAGCGCTGACACTTACCATTGCAAATAAGGTTCGTTCGATCCTGCTGGCTGAATATCAGAATGTATCTGTATTGATGAGCCGTACAGGTGATGAGACCGTCACATTGACGCAAAGAACGGATGCTGCAAACGCTTGGGGGGCAGATTACTTCCTCTCTATTCATATCAATGCTGGCGGGGGCACTGGCTACGAGGATTATATCTATCCTGGTACGACAGCACCGACGACAACCTATCAGACGAATATTCACACAGAGGTCATGAAAATGATCTCAATGACAGATCGGGGACGAAAATCGGCTAATTTTCATGTGCTTAGAGAATCCAATATGCCTGCGATCCTAACTGAAAATGGATTCATCGATACTGCGGCGGATGCCGCGCTGCTGGCGTCCAATGCGCATCTAGATGCTGTAGCTCGCGGGCATGTAAATGGGCTCGTCAAAAATTTCAGCCTGGTCAAGAAAACGAATGTTATCTATCATACGGTTGTGAGCGGAGATACGGTCTATGCGCTAAGCCGCAGATATGGAAGTACCATTGCGGATATGAAGACGTGGAATGATCTCGATGCGAACTATACTATTTATGTAGGGCAAGTTCTGCG
- the psiE gene encoding phosphate-starvation-inducible protein PsiE: MKEIKKESYIAKYLQQLLNVMLLLLAVILSMFLVRKTMLILDTLLIQSEPTSYYYLAEGILVYFLYFEFLSLIVKYFTHNYHFPLRYFIYVGITAIIRLIIINHEDPIDTFTYCLAILVLVITLFIVNSRNMDGT; encoded by the coding sequence GTGAAAGAAATAAAAAAAGAATCCTACATCGCCAAGTACTTGCAGCAGCTGCTCAATGTCATGCTGTTATTGCTGGCTGTCATTCTCTCCATGTTTCTCGTTCGTAAAACGATGCTCATCCTCGATACCTTGCTGATTCAAAGCGAGCCCACTTCATATTATTATCTGGCGGAAGGTATATTGGTTTACTTTCTGTACTTTGAGTTTCTATCTCTTATTGTAAAATACTTTACGCATAATTATCACTTTCCACTTCGCTACTTCATCTATGTCGGAATCACCGCTATCATTCGGCTTATTATTATCAACCACGAAGATCCTATCGATACATTTACGTATTGTCTAGCCATTCTCGTTCTCGTTATAACGCTCTTTATTGTCAACTCAAGAAATATGGATGGCACCTGA
- a CDS encoding GNAT family N-acetyltransferase, with protein sequence MEIRIDDLSGREIQDLIRHHIASMLDYSPPESVHALDLNGLKQQEVTFWSVWENGELLGCGALKELDAEHGEVKSMRTADGHLRKGVARLMLNHIMTEAQNRGYRRLSLETGSTDDFIPARIMYEKCGFEYCPPFADYIEDPYSVFMTKVL encoded by the coding sequence ATGGAGATTAGAATTGACGATTTAAGCGGTAGGGAGATTCAAGATTTGATAAGACATCATATAGCAAGTATGCTCGATTATTCTCCTCCTGAGAGCGTACATGCGCTGGATCTTAACGGCTTGAAGCAGCAGGAGGTCACGTTCTGGAGTGTCTGGGAGAATGGTGAACTGCTGGGGTGCGGCGCTCTTAAGGAGCTCGATGCTGAACATGGTGAAGTGAAGTCCATGCGAACCGCTGACGGGCATCTGCGAAAAGGGGTGGCCAGGCTGATGCTGAATCACATCATGACAGAAGCCCAAAATCGTGGATACCGGAGACTTTCGCTGGAAACAGGATCAACGGACGATTTCATCCCCGCAAGGATCATGTATGAGAAATGCGGATTCGAGTATTGCCCTCCGTTTGCGGATTACATAGAAGATCCTTATAGTGTCTTCATGACGAAAGTGTTATAA
- a CDS encoding pectinesterase family protein, giving the protein MIEITVSQDGTADFTSIQEAIDHLPHLRAGSSECCTIYIRAGIYHEKIHLSHPGINLVGEGAEDTIITYGDYARKLFPDGSPYHTFHTYTLLISSDDVTVSHLTIENSAGSGEAIGQAIAAYVDGDRVSFYHCRMLGHQDTLFTGPLPEQPIDRGSFGGPRDIFPRRPVRQYYESCYIEGDVDFIFGSATAVFVECEVCSKRRNVNGDGIMEGTAPGYITAASTARDVNFGYVFWNCTLTGNAEPKSVYLGRPWREYAKTTFINCDLGQHIHPAGWHNWGKLEREQTVGYAEYGSHGPGTEGDRVEWANELKPEQLHTYSPAEVLQGNDGWNPALKKS; this is encoded by the coding sequence GTGATTGAAATAACGGTATCTCAAGATGGCACGGCTGACTTTACTTCAATTCAGGAAGCGATTGATCATCTTCCCCATCTTAGAGCCGGGAGCTCTGAGTGCTGCACCATCTATATAAGAGCAGGCATTTATCATGAGAAGATTCATTTAAGTCATCCGGGTATTAATCTTGTAGGCGAGGGTGCGGAAGACACCATCATTACATACGGAGATTATGCACGCAAGTTATTCCCGGACGGCAGTCCGTACCACACGTTTCATACATATACACTCTTAATTTCCAGTGATGATGTAACGGTCAGCCATCTGACTATAGAGAACAGTGCAGGAAGTGGAGAGGCGATCGGACAAGCCATCGCGGCCTATGTGGATGGTGATCGGGTTTCTTTTTACCATTGTCGAATGCTTGGACATCAGGACACTCTGTTTACGGGGCCGCTTCCGGAACAGCCGATCGATCGAGGCAGCTTTGGAGGTCCGCGTGACATTTTCCCGAGACGCCCTGTTCGTCAATATTATGAGTCCTGTTATATCGAGGGAGATGTTGATTTTATTTTTGGTTCGGCGACGGCGGTCTTTGTTGAATGCGAGGTCTGCTCCAAGCGCAGAAATGTAAATGGAGATGGAATCATGGAGGGTACAGCTCCTGGATATATAACTGCAGCATCGACGGCGAGAGACGTGAATTTCGGATATGTATTCTGGAACTGCACCTTAACAGGTAATGCAGAGCCAAAGTCAGTGTACCTAGGCAGACCCTGGCGTGAATATGCCAAAACGACATTTATAAACTGTGATCTCGGGCAGCATATTCACCCGGCAGGCTGGCACAATTGGGGGAAGCTGGAGCGAGAGCAGACGGTAGGCTATGCGGAGTATGGCAGTCATGGTCCCGGCACAGAGGGTGATAGAGTCGAATGGGCTAATGAACTTAAACCAGAGCAGCTTCATACCTATTCACCAGCTGAGGTTCTACAGGGGAATGACGGTTGGAATCCGGCTCTGAAGAAGAGTTAA
- a CDS encoding antibiotic biosynthesis monooxygenase family protein, translating to MLIQIRAITVKEGFSDAVVERFGQPGGPMTEIPGFIDRTVMVKKNRKKDEEVEEVVVMIRWESEDAWKAWEKSPAHIAGHRNSRNQEKPDYLLETKVSMYDVKATVAE from the coding sequence ATGTTGATTCAAATAAGAGCAATTACCGTTAAAGAAGGCTTCAGCGATGCTGTCGTTGAGCGTTTTGGCCAGCCTGGCGGTCCAATGACAGAAATTCCTGGATTTATTGACCGTACGGTGATGGTGAAGAAGAACCGCAAGAAGGACGAAGAGGTAGAAGAGGTTGTCGTCATGATCCGCTGGGAGTCGGAGGATGCCTGGAAGGCTTGGGAGAAGAGCCCTGCTCATATTGCAGGACATCGGAACAGCCGGAATCAAGAGAAGCCGGATTATCTGCTGGAGACGAAAGTATCTATGTACGACGTGAAAGCGACGGTTGCTGAATAA
- a CDS encoding DUF1273 domain-containing protein, translating to MKNVLVTGYRANELGIFNQKHPGIPYIKQAIRSKLITLIEEGAEWIITPGQYGVDLWACEVVIELKKEYPQLKLSIISAFMNPEEKWSDDKKEYYEDILRNVDYYGIVSKQPYAGPWQFAARDELLFRKTDHILLVYDEDNGPGSPRYIKEKALKKHQADGYGMTLIYSEDIQNIADEMSASILTEDGQGEDNDWM from the coding sequence ATGAAAAACGTGTTAGTTACTGGATACCGGGCCAATGAGCTCGGCATCTTCAATCAGAAGCACCCGGGTATTCCTTATATTAAGCAAGCGATCCGATCCAAGCTGATTACGCTTATTGAGGAAGGCGCCGAGTGGATTATCACCCCGGGTCAGTATGGTGTAGATCTGTGGGCATGCGAGGTTGTCATTGAACTAAAGAAAGAATACCCGCAGCTAAAGCTGTCCATTATATCTGCATTTATGAATCCGGAAGAGAAATGGTCTGATGACAAGAAGGAGTATTACGAAGATATATTAAGAAATGTTGATTATTATGGTATTGTCAGCAAGCAGCCCTATGCGGGTCCTTGGCAGTTTGCGGCGAGAGACGAGCTTCTCTTTCGGAAGACGGATCATATTCTACTGGTTTATGATGAAGATAATGGTCCCGGCAGTCCGCGTTATATTAAAGAAAAAGCGCTTAAAAAGCATCAAGCGGACGGCTACGGCATGACCCTGATCTACTCGGAGGATATTCAAAATATAGCAGACGAGATGAGCGCTTCCATACTGACAGAGGATGGGCAGGGCGAGGATAATGATTGGATGTGA
- the hflX gene encoding GTPase HflX: protein MTQPFKDKAVIIGLQMNGQEDFEHSMEELGNLANACDIEVAAVLTQKAERIHPAHYIGSGKIEELSDLLKMLETTIVIFNDELSPSQVRNLEKRLDAAVLDRTTLILNIFAERARSRESQLQVELARLQYVLPRLSGISSSSGRQRGGVGTKNRGSGETKLELSQRRIEEKITELNRELELLVSQRQTQRRRRQKTEMPVVSLVGYTNTGKSSLMNAMLDKYDAASDKAVLAKDMLFATLQTSVRQISLPDRKRFLLTDTVGFVSKLPHHLVKAFRSTLEEVLESDLLLHVVDASNSDAEQLIEVTNQTLKDLGADKIPVVYVYNKIDLSSELMKEIQVRRPAVFVSAKTGQGLDQLEDAIKEQLFGHYERVALNIPYDQGHLLSYFHEHANVETVLYEEDGTKLTIEASPVEVKKWSHLQAE from the coding sequence ATGACACAACCATTTAAAGATAAAGCAGTAATTATAGGACTACAAATGAACGGCCAAGAGGATTTCGAGCACTCCATGGAGGAGCTTGGTAATCTGGCTAACGCTTGCGACATCGAGGTCGCAGCCGTGCTTACACAGAAGGCTGAGCGAATTCACCCGGCTCACTATATAGGCAGCGGCAAGATTGAGGAGCTCTCTGATCTGCTGAAGATGCTGGAGACCACCATTGTGATCTTTAATGATGAGCTCTCTCCTTCTCAGGTTCGCAATCTGGAGAAGAGACTGGATGCGGCTGTGCTGGACCGGACAACACTAATCCTGAATATCTTTGCCGAGCGTGCGAGATCTAGAGAATCCCAGCTCCAGGTAGAGCTGGCTAGGCTTCAATATGTACTCCCAAGATTGTCCGGAATCAGCTCTTCCTCAGGCAGACAGCGCGGCGGGGTCGGCACGAAGAACAGAGGTTCAGGAGAAACCAAGCTGGAGCTAAGCCAAAGACGGATCGAAGAGAAGATTACAGAGCTGAACCGTGAACTGGAGCTGCTCGTTTCCCAGCGCCAAACGCAGCGCCGTCGCCGCCAAAAGACAGAAATGCCGGTCGTGAGCCTGGTCGGCTATACGAATACAGGCAAATCCAGTCTCATGAATGCCATGCTTGATAAATACGATGCTGCAAGTGACAAGGCTGTACTGGCTAAGGATATGCTCTTTGCCACCTTGCAGACTTCGGTAAGACAAATCTCACTTCCAGATCGTAAGAGATTTCTTCTCACCGACACAGTTGGATTTGTTAGCAAGCTGCCGCATCATCTTGTAAAGGCTTTTCGTTCTACACTTGAAGAGGTGCTTGAATCCGATCTGCTCCTGCATGTTGTAGACGCGAGTAATTCCGATGCCGAGCAGCTCATTGAAGTGACCAATCAAACATTGAAGGATCTCGGTGCCGATAAAATCCCGGTCGTCTATGTCTATAACAAAATCGACCTCAGCAGCGAATTGATGAAGGAAATACAGGTTCGTAGGCCAGCTGTCTTTGTATCGGCCAAAACAGGTCAAGGACTCGACCAGCTGGAAGATGCCATTAAGGAGCAGCTGTTTGGGCATTATGAGCGAGTGGCGCTAAACATTCCATATGACCAAGGACATCTGCTCTCCTATTTCCATGAGCATGCGAATGTCGAAACGGTTCTTTATGAAGAGGATGGTACGAAGCTGACCATTGAGGCTTCACCTGTTGAAGTGAAGAAATGGAGCCATCTGCAAGCAGAATAA
- the bshB2 gene encoding bacillithiol biosynthesis deacetylase BshB2, with protein sequence MTQNILVVLPHPDDESFGMSGTLAKFASEGAQVTYACLTLGEMARNMGNPPIANRVTLPEIRKEELKQSCRAIGIQDLRMLGFHDKTIEFEDRDLLDGAISALIEELNPSIVFTFYPGYSVHPDHDATGAAVVRVVEAMDRDRRPVVQCLAFSNGHKEAIGEPDVFYDIQKFKLNKVQSIAAHSSQFRILSGESLLKDKQFADRLMTEYFWTYPLK encoded by the coding sequence ATGACACAAAATATATTAGTTGTACTTCCGCATCCGGATGACGAATCTTTTGGAATGTCGGGAACACTGGCGAAATTTGCAAGCGAAGGAGCACAGGTTACATATGCTTGTCTCACACTCGGGGAAATGGCGCGGAATATGGGAAATCCTCCAATAGCCAACCGTGTCACGCTGCCGGAGATTCGCAAGGAAGAGCTGAAGCAATCCTGTAGAGCCATCGGAATTCAAGATTTACGGATGCTCGGCTTCCATGACAAAACGATTGAGTTCGAAGACCGTGATCTGCTGGATGGAGCGATTTCTGCACTGATTGAAGAATTAAATCCTTCGATTGTATTTACATTTTATCCAGGCTATAGTGTTCATCCGGATCATGATGCAACGGGTGCAGCGGTTGTCAGAGTAGTTGAAGCAATGGATCGGGATCGGAGACCTGTTGTGCAATGCCTGGCGTTCTCCAACGGTCACAAGGAAGCTATCGGTGAACCGGATGTATTCTATGACATTCAGAAATTTAAGCTGAATAAGGTACAGTCCATCGCAGCACACAGCTCACAGTTCCGTATCTTATCAGGTGAGTCGCTTCTCAAGGACAAGCAATTTGCAGATCGGCTGATGACGGAATACTTTTGGACGTACCCTTTAAAATAG
- a CDS encoding YojF family protein has protein sequence MQLINIAMVQEQLDRYANEDLYLHMEMTMGAYAAHNDSSKHPAANFIKNVPVRYSKGTIVGDTYYRVGLKTKEGWVYTEGLTHWEENEEGRILLAGHDKEGRLIVSLLLSRTLF, from the coding sequence ATGCAGCTAATAAATATAGCCATGGTGCAGGAGCAGCTTGACCGGTACGCGAACGAAGATCTGTATCTTCATATGGAAATGACGATGGGTGCTTATGCAGCCCATAATGATAGCTCGAAGCATCCAGCCGCGAATTTTATCAAGAACGTTCCGGTGAGATACAGTAAGGGAACCATTGTCGGCGATACCTACTATAGAGTTGGCTTGAAGACGAAGGAAGGCTGGGTTTATACAGAAGGTTTGACGCATTGGGAAGAAAATGAAGAAGGACGCATACTGCTGGCAGGTCATGACAAAGAAGGCCGATTGATCGTATCTTTGCTGCTCAGTAGAACGTTGTTTTAA
- a CDS encoding sporulation protein, with protein MSFFNKMLAKVGIGAAEIDTLLEKTSYVPGETVKGVVRIKGGSVEQEIEKIYIQLMTRYIREQDDRKVDYNYTLAKFNVSKNLRIESNEQLEIPFSFPLPLETPVTYNRQPVWLSTGLDIEMAIDPKDHDSIQVEPHHYMSAIFEAVEHLGFRYKTSSCEHASRLGRGVPFVQEFEYYPSSSFSGRVKELELMMNLDQDGVHVLVEVDRRARGLGGFFEQAFDLDERHVKLYFDRADIAQGTEHIARQIERVIHDQSR; from the coding sequence ATGTCGTTTTTTAATAAAATGCTGGCCAAGGTCGGAATTGGGGCTGCAGAAATTGACACGCTGTTGGAAAAAACATCTTATGTACCGGGTGAAACGGTCAAAGGTGTTGTTCGCATAAAAGGCGGCAGCGTTGAACAAGAAATAGAGAAAATTTATATTCAGCTGATGACCCGCTACATTCGTGAACAGGATGACCGGAAAGTAGACTATAACTATACACTTGCCAAATTCAACGTATCTAAGAACCTTCGGATTGAGAGTAACGAGCAGCTGGAAATTCCATTCTCCTTCCCACTTCCGCTCGAAACACCGGTAACATATAATCGTCAGCCGGTATGGCTGAGTACAGGTCTTGATATTGAGATGGCGATTGATCCAAAAGACCATGATTCGATTCAAGTTGAACCGCATCATTATATGTCAGCTATTTTTGAAGCGGTAGAACACCTCGGCTTCCGATACAAAACTTCATCCTGTGAGCATGCTTCCAGACTTGGCCGCGGCGTTCCTTTTGTACAAGAGTTTGAATATTACCCGAGCAGCTCCTTCTCTGGACGCGTTAAAGAGCTCGAGCTCATGATGAATCTGGATCAAGACGGTGTTCATGTGCTCGTAGAGGTTGACCGCAGGGCACGTGGGCTTGGAGGATTTTTTGAACAGGCTTTCGATTTGGATGAGCGTCATGTCAAGCTATACTTTGACCGGGCGGATATTGCTCAAGGCACAGAGCATATTGCTCGTCAGATTGAACGTGTTATTCACGATCAATCCAGATAA
- a CDS encoding ATP-binding cassette domain-containing protein, producing the protein MIIEMNQLGLKYGKHVALDNLSLSLDSGKIYGLLGRNGAGKTTLLTILASFRRQTQGTLRIHGENPYENAKIMRHVAFVYEMDYSAETEKVKVMLESAERYRPYFDMDYALYLAKRFKLPLDKGMSSLSKGMQSAVNVTIGLAARAPVTLFDEAYLGMDAPTRELFYKELLEDHAKHPRTIIMSTHLVSEMDYLFEEVIIINKGQLVLKETSDELLSRRATVTGAASTVDAFTKGMKVLNVQQLGGTKSAVIYGELSQEQRLTAQQLGLELGNVPLQDLFILLTEEEES; encoded by the coding sequence ATGATCATTGAGATGAATCAGCTCGGTCTGAAATATGGGAAGCATGTAGCGCTCGATAATTTATCCCTAAGTTTGGACAGTGGCAAAATATATGGGCTGCTGGGGAGAAACGGTGCGGGTAAGACGACCTTATTAACGATACTCGCATCGTTTAGACGCCAGACACAAGGCACTCTTCGAATTCATGGAGAGAACCCGTATGAGAATGCCAAAATTATGCGTCATGTGGCTTTTGTGTACGAGATGGATTACTCCGCTGAGACGGAAAAAGTAAAAGTGATGCTGGAATCGGCTGAACGCTACAGGCCATACTTCGATATGGATTATGCGTTGTATTTAGCGAAACGCTTCAAGCTTCCACTCGATAAGGGGATGAGCAGTCTGTCCAAGGGGATGCAGTCCGCAGTTAACGTAACGATTGGACTTGCGGCCCGAGCTCCCGTTACTTTATTTGATGAAGCTTATCTAGGAATGGATGCACCGACTAGAGAGCTGTTCTATAAAGAGTTGTTGGAAGATCATGCGAAACATCCTCGGACGATTATCATGTCTACACATCTGGTATCTGAAATGGACTATTTGTTCGAAGAAGTCATTATCATCAACAAAGGACAGCTTGTACTCAAAGAGACTTCAGATGAGCTCTTGTCTCGAAGAGCTACTGTCACAGGAGCAGCTTCCACCGTCGATGCATTTACGAAGGGGATGAAAGTGCTGAATGTACAGCAGTTAGGCGGTACGAAATCAGCAGTCATCTATGGGGAGTTATCACAGGAGCAGCGCCTGACCGCTCAGCAATTGGGGCTGGAGTTAGGGAATGTCCCGCTGCAGGATCTATTCATTCTATTAACGGAGGAGGAAGAATCATGA
- a CDS encoding GntR family transcriptional regulator — MSKGLTDNKPIFQQIKEKIEDQIVNGEIKEHEQIPSTNQLVQFYKINHLTVSKGINLMVDEEIIYKKRGVGMFVAEGAREKLLEGRKGAFADQYILPMLQEAEKLGMTDQELIKLIEQRRARGTNS; from the coding sequence TTGAGCAAAGGACTAACGGATAACAAACCTATTTTTCAGCAAATCAAGGAAAAGATCGAAGACCAGATCGTGAACGGTGAGATTAAAGAACACGAACAAATTCCATCAACCAATCAACTCGTGCAGTTCTATAAGATTAACCATCTTACGGTTTCGAAAGGGATCAATCTTATGGTCGATGAAGAGATTATTTATAAAAAGAGAGGTGTAGGCATGTTTGTCGCGGAAGGGGCAAGAGAGAAGCTGCTTGAAGGGCGTAAGGGTGCCTTTGCGGATCAATACATCCTGCCGATGCTGCAGGAAGCAGAGAAGCTCGGGATGACAGATCAGGAGCTCATTAAGTTAATTGAACAACGAAGAGCAAGGGGGACGAATTCATGA
- a CDS encoding DUF1648 domain-containing protein: MQWIHFVMLGVMFLPITLLIAFTPYFTRRTESFGITVSEEVFYSEPLKRMRRNFAAVIIILQVALLAICLWGTSLVQDSAKQATWMMIYIFGVVIIHFITLFYFHNKMKRYKAEQLPASIKPSKMSIDTTFRKKKLVISNKWYFIHVLIIIGTAIFTAINYDRFPDQIPFQYDLQGNPTTIRDKSLGTVYMPVIMQLMMTLLFIFINSMIYRSKQQVDTDNPEISLSKNRIFRMRNSVFNVITSLLLVLLFNFMQFTMLYPVDAGVMMAVVIAVVCLVLVGVAILYFTTGQGGSRVKLQAEPSSLEPYGNDESWKLGMFYFDPKDPAIFVEKRMGYGWTINHARPMAWFLFVSIIGTILAVTFLIS, encoded by the coding sequence ATGCAATGGATTCATTTTGTAATGCTTGGAGTTATGTTTTTACCTATCACTCTGCTTATTGCTTTCACGCCTTACTTTACCCGGCGGACAGAAAGCTTTGGAATAACGGTGAGTGAAGAGGTGTTCTACAGCGAACCTTTGAAGAGAATGAGAAGAAATTTTGCAGCTGTCATCATCATTTTGCAGGTAGCCCTTCTCGCTATATGTCTGTGGGGAACGAGCCTTGTTCAGGATTCGGCTAAGCAGGCAACATGGATGATGATCTATATTTTTGGCGTAGTCATTATTCACTTCATCACCTTGTTCTACTTTCACAATAAAATGAAGAGATATAAGGCTGAGCAGCTTCCTGCCTCAATTAAGCCGTCCAAGATGAGCATAGACACTACATTTCGCAAAAAGAAGCTGGTTATATCTAACAAGTGGTACTTCATTCATGTCCTCATTATTATCGGTACCGCTATATTCACTGCCATAAACTACGATCGCTTCCCGGATCAAATTCCGTTTCAGTATGATCTGCAGGGTAATCCGACGACAATTCGGGATAAGAGCCTGGGAACAGTCTATATGCCTGTCATAATGCAGTTGATGATGACCCTCTTGTTTATCTTCATAAACTCTATGATCTATCGCAGCAAACAACAGGTTGATACAGATAACCCTGAGATTTCATTAAGTAAGAACCGAATCTTTCGGATGAGAAACTCTGTTTTTAATGTTATTACTTCCTTGCTGCTGGTGTTGCTGTTCAATTTCATGCAGTTTACCATGTTATATCCTGTGGATGCAGGTGTCATGATGGCGGTCGTTATTGCGGTTGTATGCCTAGTACTTGTCGGTGTAGCGATTCTGTACTTCACAACGGGCCAGGGCGGAAGTCGAGTGAAGCTTCAAGCAGAGCCTTCCTCTCTTGAGCCCTATGGGAACGATGAGAGCTGGAAGCTGGGGATGTTTTATTTTGACCCGAAGGACCCTGCTATCTTTGTGGAAAAAAGAATGGGTTATGGCTGGACGATTAATCATGCAAGGCCGATGGCTTGGTTCTTATTCGTCAGCATTATTGGGACGATCCTGGCGGTGACCTTTCTGATTAGCTGA
- a CDS encoding GntR family transcriptional regulator gives MIIELDMESDLPIYTQLTNQIIEGIASGKLQPGEALPSVRSMAQDIGINLHTVNKAYNLLKQDHYIHVHRQKGVVVNPDGMPQVDGDFAARQLKQLRPIIAEAILRGMTRDELEVIVNDIYKDIKP, from the coding sequence ATGATCATTGAGCTTGATATGGAGTCAGATCTGCCTATTTACACACAGCTGACGAATCAGATAATTGAGGGAATTGCGAGCGGGAAGCTGCAGCCGGGAGAAGCATTGCCATCTGTGCGCAGTATGGCGCAGGACATCGGGATTAATCTTCATACCGTTAACAAAGCCTATAATTTGTTGAAGCAGGATCATTACATTCATGTACATCGTCAGAAGGGTGTTGTCGTTAATCCAGACGGGATGCCACAGGTGGATGGCGATTTTGCAGCAAGACAATTGAAGCAGCTTCGTCCCATCATTGCGGAGGCCATTCTTCGTGGGATGACTAGAGATGAATTGGAAGTCATTGTAAACGATATCTATAAGGATATTAAGCCATAG
- a CDS encoding YkgJ family cysteine cluster protein, protein MECRTGCGACCIAASISSPIPGMPDGKPAGVRCVQLTEENKCRLFGLPERPKVCSRLKAEPAMCGDTNDEAFNTLAEWERRTAPAPKITRTS, encoded by the coding sequence ATGGAGTGTAGAACCGGTTGTGGGGCATGCTGTATTGCAGCATCCATATCATCTCCGATTCCAGGGATGCCCGATGGTAAGCCTGCTGGCGTAAGATGCGTTCAGCTGACAGAGGAGAACAAATGCAGGCTGTTTGGCCTTCCCGAGAGGCCCAAGGTATGCAGCAGACTAAAGGCAGAGCCGGCGATGTGCGGTGATACGAATGATGAGGCCTTCAACACGCTGGCGGAATGGGAGAGACGGACTGCACCAGCTCCCAAAATTACAAGAACAAGCTAA